CTTCGTCGGGCGCTTGGTCGCTGTGATCGAGAAAATCCTCCACGCGCCCTTTCATCACTTGCACCGATTGTTTGGTCGATCGGCGCGACTCCTGGCGATATTTATGGCGGTTGAGGCGTGGTTCGTAGGTGACTTGGTCTTTGCCGCGGACTTTTCGCTTCATTATGGCGTCGGGGTCAGCTTGTTGTTGCTGCTGTTGCTGACGTTCGATCGCTTCAGTCAAAAATTGCACGTAGAGCGGGTAACGCTCCCACTCCCCCTGCACCACACAACCCGGCTCGGCATGATGGCGACAGTTATTAAATTGGCAATTGCCAGTTTGCAATCGCTGGGCAATTTCGGGAAAGTATTGAGTCAAGGCTTCGGGGCTACAGTCGAGATCGGGTTGGTTGAATCCTGGTGTATCCGCCAGCAAGCCCCCATCCGCGAGTTCAAATAATTCCACATGGCGTGTGGTGTGGCGTCCCCGTCCGAGCTTGCCCGAAACTTCTGAAACTCGCAGATCCGCTGCGGGAATCAGTTGATTAATCAAACTTGATTTTCCAACCCCCGATGGTCCTGAGACGATCGTCATGCCGCGGCGTAACTGCTGCTTTAGCTGTTCCAATCCGATGCCGTGATAGGTACTGATAAAAACTGGATCATAACCCCAGGGCTTGAGGCGATCGTGCCAGGCCGCTTGGGCAGCAGCATCAATCAGATCGCACTTACTCAGGCATAAACAAATCTGCAACCCGGTCGATTCGGCTTTGACTAAGAACCGTGTTAGTTGGTGGGGGTCGAGGGTGGGTTCTTCAATAGCGAAGACCAGCAAAATCTGATTGGCATTGGCGATCGGCGGTCGGTCGAGCTGGGATGAGCGGGGCAAGACCTGGGAAATTGCCCCGCGTTTCCCTTGCCAGTCGGGTTGATCAACCACAACTTGGTCGCCAACCATAACCTTTTGGCCAATCTTTTTCAGTCGGGTCCGGCGGGTACAGAGGAGCTGCTGCGGCTGATGTAACGCCGGTGGCAAATTAGCCGAGGCCGCGCTGGTTGTGTCAAGTTGCACAAAATAATAATTGGCTTGCACGGCGACAACAGTCCCCGTCAGTTTCCCGTCGGGGGGCGTTGTGCTCGGCAAGTCAGAACTCATACGCTGCGCCGCACCTGCAGTGCGAAGAAGTCAGCACGCTGATCAATTTGCTCGATCTCATACCCTTCCATACGCAGACTGTCGGGCACTTGTTCGATCGGTTCCCCCGCGTCAAGCCAGACTTCGAGGAGTTGACCCGCCGTCATCTGTTCTAACTTCAGCTTGGTCCGCACAAAGTTAATCGGGCAGGGGGTACCCCGCAAATCCAAGGAGACATCAGGAGAATTTGCTGCCGTCGTCATGAGCCAAATACCTTACCGAGGAAACCTTCGATCCCACCTTTGCCAATTTTGTCACCCCGAATGGCGGCGAGCTTTTCGAGCAGTTCTCTTTCCTCACTGCTGATGCTCTTGGGAATGTCAATATCGATCGTCAGCAGTTGATTCCCTCGAGCGACCGGATTCCCCAGGCGCGGTACGCCTTTGCCTTCAAGGGTTAACACAGTGCCGGGCTGAGTCCCAGCGGGAATGGACACAACTTCCTTGCCATCCACTGTCTCGACTTCAAACTTACTGCCGAGAATTGCCTGGAGATAGCTGATTTTGACGTCGGACAGAATATTAATCCCATCGCGCTCGAACTCACTGTCGTCGTTGACGAACAGGAAGACGTAGAGATCCCCGGCTGGGCCGCTACGCTGACCGGCATCCCCTTCCCCCGAAACCCGGAGACGCGTGCCATTGTCCACACCCGCCGGAATCGTAATCTTGAGCTTTTTGTTTTCTTGGCGTTGGCCACTGCCATTACAAACTTCGCATTTGTCTTCAATCATCTGGCCATTGCCATTACAGGTGGGGCAGACCGAGACTTGTGTAAAGCTGCCAAAGGGGGTGCGCGTCGCCCGGCGGACTTGACCAGAACCGCTACAGGTGGAGCATGTCCGGGGTTTTGTTCCGGGTTTAGCCCCTGATCCATCGCACGTGCCGCAATGTTCTAAGTGGCTAATCCGAATTTCTTTTTCACCCCCAAACACCGCATCGCGAAAGTCCAGCTTGAGATCGAGCCGCAAATCATCCCCGCGTACCGGCCCACTGCGGCGGCGGCCGCCGCCCCCACCGGCGCCGGGTTGTCCCCCAAAACCGCCAAAGAAGCTTTCAAAAATGTCAGCAAAGCCGCCCATGTCACCCATGTCGCCATAGCCCGCACCGGGGCCACCCATGCCGGCACCGCTGACACCAGCTTCACCAAAGCGATCGTAGCGCGCTCGGGTTTCCGGCTCTGATAAAACTTCGTAGGCTTTATTGATTTGCTTAAATGTGTCCTCGGCCCCGGGTTCTTTATTGACATCCGGATGATACTTACGCGCCATACGACGGTAAGCCCGCTTGAGTTCTTCTTTATCCGCGTCTCGGGCAACGCCCAGAGTCTCGTAAAAATCAGCCATAACTTACTGGGGGATGTCAAATGTAGAAATAGAGGGGGAAGCAATCGCGCGCCAAGCAATGTAATCAATGCCGCCGGGTCATGAGACTGTCGAGCGCAGTATCCAAAGCAGATATAA
This genomic window from Romeriopsis navalis LEGE 11480 contains:
- the rsgA gene encoding small ribosomal subunit biogenesis GTPase RsgA, whose protein sequence is MSSDLPSTTPPDGKLTGTVVAVQANYYFVQLDTTSAASANLPPALHQPQQLLCTRRTRLKKIGQKVMVGDQVVVDQPDWQGKRGAISQVLPRSSQLDRPPIANANQILLVFAIEEPTLDPHQLTRFLVKAESTGLQICLCLSKCDLIDAAAQAAWHDRLKPWGYDPVFISTYHGIGLEQLKQQLRRGMTIVSGPSGVGKSSLINQLIPAADLRVSEVSGKLGRGRHTTRHVELFELADGGLLADTPGFNQPDLDCSPEALTQYFPEIAQRLQTGNCQFNNCRHHAEPGCVVQGEWERYPLYVQFLTEAIERQQQQQQQADPDAIMKRKVRGKDQVTYEPRLNRHKYRQESRRSTKQSVQVMKGRVEDFLDHSDQAPDEEA
- a CDS encoding sulfurtransferase TusA family protein encodes the protein MTTAANSPDVSLDLRGTPCPINFVRTKLKLEQMTAGQLLEVWLDAGEPIEQVPDSLRMEGYEIEQIDQRADFFALQVRRSV
- the dnaJ gene encoding molecular chaperone DnaJ; its protein translation is MADFYETLGVARDADKEELKRAYRRMARKYHPDVNKEPGAEDTFKQINKAYEVLSEPETRARYDRFGEAGVSGAGMGGPGAGYGDMGDMGGFADIFESFFGGFGGQPGAGGGGGRRRSGPVRGDDLRLDLKLDFRDAVFGGEKEIRISHLEHCGTCDGSGAKPGTKPRTCSTCSGSGQVRRATRTPFGSFTQVSVCPTCNGNGQMIEDKCEVCNGSGQRQENKKLKITIPAGVDNGTRLRVSGEGDAGQRSGPAGDLYVFLFVNDDSEFERDGINILSDVKISYLQAILGSKFEVETVDGKEVVSIPAGTQPGTVLTLEGKGVPRLGNPVARGNQLLTIDIDIPKSISSEERELLEKLAAIRGDKIGKGGIEGFLGKVFGS